Proteins from a genomic interval of Candidatus Babela massiliensis:
- a CDS encoding UTP--glucose-1-phosphate uridylyltransferase has product MEISKVIIPAAGLDSRFLPFSKSVPKEMLPILSKPAIQWITEEAYRSELSNLFVVIGKNKDIIVDYFNNSFDSNLKESNEVLTDFAKILRHLQLNYIRQAEPLGLGHAISMARSSIHKEYFAIALPDDIICSKQPTLSQLIRVARQEKASVIAVQEVPTELSSYYGMIAIKKQITPSLYQLSHIVEKPHAKDAPSNLAVVGRYILSHKIFNSLDYVSTYACEQLELTDAISHMMHNNERVFAFKIPGIRYDIGTPLGWIKSVIGMSLQDPNFGPYVQKYLSEIQRSDILLYNAAKIAEHNI; this is encoded by the coding sequence ATGGAGATATCTAAAGTAATTATTCCGGCAGCCGGATTAGATTCAAGGTTTTTACCTTTTTCAAAATCTGTGCCTAAAGAAATGTTACCTATTTTATCAAAACCTGCAATTCAATGGATTACAGAAGAAGCTTATCGTTCGGAGCTTTCTAATTTGTTTGTAGTTATTGGTAAAAATAAAGATATTATAGTAGATTATTTTAATAATTCTTTTGATAGTAATTTAAAAGAGAGTAATGAAGTTCTAACAGATTTTGCAAAGATATTAAGGCATCTACAACTTAATTATATACGTCAAGCAGAACCACTTGGGTTAGGTCATGCTATTTCCATGGCGCGATCAAGCATTCATAAAGAATACTTTGCAATTGCATTGCCAGATGATATTATTTGTTCAAAACAGCCTACTCTATCGCAATTAATCAGAGTTGCAAGACAAGAAAAAGCAAGTGTAATTGCTGTACAAGAAGTTCCAACTGAACTCTCTTCGTATTATGGTATGATTGCTATAAAAAAGCAGATAACTCCTAGTTTATATCAACTTTCTCATATTGTTGAAAAGCCTCATGCAAAAGATGCTCCTTCTAATTTAGCGGTAGTAGGACGCTATATATTGTCACATAAGATTTTTAATTCTTTAGATTATGTAAGTACTTATGCTTGTGAACAACTTGAATTGACTGATGCTATATCTCATATGATGCATAATAATGAAAGAGTTTTTGCTTTTAAAATACCAGGGATACGTTATGATATTGGCACTCCTCTTGGTTGGATCAAATCGGTAATTGGTATGTCATTGCAGGATCCTAATTTTGGGCCTTATGTTCAGAAATATTTATCAGAAATACAAAGGTCTGATATATTGCTCTATAATGCTGCTAAAATTGCTGAGCATAATATTTAA
- a CDS encoding ankyrin repeat domain-containing protein, whose translation MHKIKSLYLISILYFNNVIAMDQSIAIQEIEQDAYILSMPNELIVTILANVVKEYMKDWQDIFNFDKENFKKAIENIRLTCQAFNNCFSDEYLIEIIKILKQERFKYLFNSTKAQFKSDDSNLSLEELDTKLINILKQCKISEEDKKEVIRLLLLGANIDVQDKDGNTALIIAAKKPNSDIIRILIASGANVNAQNKDANTALMEAIHEYWNPFYYDYYKDIVKLLIANGADVNLKNNKGQTALMWASYKGLIEIFNALIVAGADIYVQDNDKITPLIWAASGQGKKRPIFELFISRGLNVNAKTNNGNTTLMFASRNDDLDSVKFLIESGAEVNAKNNEGRTALMFASAHTFDKYKKNMVKFLIESGAEVNTKDNKGRNALMLASGACYEGYEIDTVKFLIKLGEEFHIKDNKGKSALMLACRRKNQKIVEYLVAKGVDVNVQDNKGRTALMFASYCIHSFIPNYTYWEQKNITSFLIKSGAVVNTKDNEGKNAFIYAKERGHSCLARILLDSGSEGVLPDDNKNQILLKSGISVALVGATFFIINKTKNKNFKQETDKVKNKNLILKNKIFDNVK comes from the coding sequence GTGCATAAAATAAAATCTTTATACTTAATATCAATTTTATATTTTAATAATGTGATAGCCATGGATCAGTCTATTGCAATTCAAGAAATTGAACAAGATGCTTATATATTAAGTATGCCCAATGAGTTGATAGTAACTATTCTTGCTAATGTGGTAAAAGAATATATGAAAGATTGGCAAGATATATTTAATTTTGATAAAGAAAATTTTAAAAAAGCTATAGAAAATATACGTTTAACTTGCCAAGCATTTAATAATTGCTTTAGTGATGAGTACTTGATAGAAATTATAAAAATTTTAAAGCAAGAAAGATTTAAATATTTATTTAATAGTACAAAAGCACAATTTAAATCAGATGATAGTAATTTATCATTAGAAGAGCTTGATACAAAATTAATTAATATCTTAAAACAATGTAAGATATCAGAAGAAGATAAAAAAGAAGTTATTAGATTGTTATTATTAGGTGCAAATATTGATGTGCAAGATAAAGATGGAAATACTGCTTTAATAATAGCTGCCAAAAAACCAAATAGCGATATCATTAGAATTCTCATAGCCTCGGGTGCAAATGTTAATGCTCAAAATAAAGATGCAAATACCGCTTTAATGGAGGCTATACATGAATATTGGAATCCATTTTATTATGATTATTATAAAGATATAGTTAAATTACTTATTGCCAATGGAGCCGATGTTAATTTAAAAAATAATAAAGGTCAAACCGCTTTAATGTGGGCCTCTTATAAAGGACTTATAGAGATATTTAATGCTCTTATTGTTGCTGGAGCAGATATTTATGTTCAAGATAACGATAAGATTACTCCTTTAATTTGGGCTGCTTCAGGACAAGGTAAAAAAAGACCTATATTTGAATTATTTATTTCTAGAGGATTGAATGTTAATGCTAAAACTAATAATGGTAATACAACTTTAATGTTTGCTTCTCGTAATGATGATTTAGACTCGGTAAAATTTCTTATTGAATCAGGAGCAGAAGTTAATGCCAAAAATAATGAAGGAAGAACAGCTTTAATGTTTGCGTCTGCTCATACTTTCGATAAATATAAAAAGAATATGGTAAAATTTCTTATTGAATCAGGAGCAGAAGTTAATACTAAAGATAATAAAGGAAGAAATGCTTTAATGCTTGCCTCTGGTGCTTGTTATGAGGGATATGAAATAGATACAGTCAAATTTCTTATTAAACTAGGAGAAGAGTTCCATATAAAAGATAATAAAGGAAAGTCTGCTTTAATGCTTGCTTGTCGTCGCAAAAATCAAAAGATAGTAGAATACCTTGTTGCTAAAGGAGTTGATGTTAATGTTCAAGACAATAAAGGAAGAACAGCTTTAATGTTTGCTTCTTATTGCATACATTCATTTATACCTAATTATACTTATTGGGAACAAAAGAATATAACTAGCTTTCTTATTAAGTCAGGAGCTGTAGTTAATACAAAAGATAATGAAGGAAAAAATGCTTTTATATATGCAAAAGAAAGAGGGCATTCATGTTTAGCTAGAATACTTCTTGATTCTGGTAGTGAAGGAGTATTGCCCGATGATAATAAAAATCAAATTTTGCTAAAATCCGGTATCTCTGTTGCTTTAGTAGGTGCTACTTTTTTTATCATTAATAAGACAAAAAATAAGAACTTTAAACAAGAAACTGATAAAGTTAAAAATAAGAATCTAATTTTAAAGAATAAGATATTTGATAATGTAAAGTAG
- a CDS encoding ankyrin repeat domain-containing protein, whose product MKKHVQSALILLLTSISSTLMPMEISKDNSIRGKLSEEQIEIKFQEYKKQIDNFFKQNYEIACKDSYDLLKSLEIKNDTLFQRIGKKLDDHINNCKESYTTNIEGNKETERVKYKSNINQLIETFESEIKKRFSNTDYRVAYKNAREYIKINLVKNDFLKEYEDHLMNVLEECKKEALDEEKKRVENELENIFKANILKDYTFEQIEKKALEYWHNELNKNSEFIIFNNYFINLIGKYKDKTLIEILKQEALNSELKRVENQLKIFFEYEFSDKSEEKTLNHIQEELDKNNYLAKFKDHFLSLIENYKREALALKVKQIENALESVFKENDYEEACKLTSAFLESILNQKIEFKQFEEHLINFAEKCKNEALALEIKRKEALELETKLQNTLENIFKDNEYEQACKLASDTLATKLLQNSHSCQIGKSLVNFKNQLKEKTYLTKCLKALLQDYTKENESKIIKLINDGANPNLYVDKEGTTALMYAISKNNKTLVELLLNNGANPNLQDKKGNIALIQAIKNQNLQLAILLLNKGADINAKNSKGDTALTDLIKNNFGLSLIRKLTSTLGIYDSNAYYRYNGPYLDKIFTIMFLLAYELDINIKNNDNRSALDIYIEKDDPYLRQIFDKKVIQDRAKFLKKLKEMHEPNNNICDIEVLNEIEKFIDKNKKEYPSNALLIKEFFELFVKHYLKRVFAPEESSLTRLELNSQLQEILEKELLDEVTCRKIAKLIIAGANVNLKVNNENIILRILKSFNFETESNYQVALIKLLRIYKVDVNVVDNNNNNALMICISNNISTKDEATRIQEILNYINDPSSNRNNNKKCDVIAELIKAGININHKNNHGNTPLMHAINHIIIDSLNYDIIDLLITKGADLNAINNEDRNALKIIANMALDDSLKRYQRRLRFKVLSRLLSNTYLIDINHKFEDGSTLLIWAVKNNLGAHDDRTELLDEICARGGYTSQEREQKEEQIKTSLDDHTPIGIVRGLLNFVNLDLNIKDENHKTALMYAVENQDYKLVEILLGLEKDTNSIPKIDYTVENENGETALLKAIKNNDKQMIELFLKGMYNKKAFVKNLSIIKYVINTPFKDGYTLLMKVVMLNKAEIVKLLLSQPNIDIEAKTPRGETARSLAPSSDIRKSIEAALKAQNENKKWYNLF is encoded by the coding sequence ATGAAAAAACACGTTCAATCAGCATTAATTTTATTGCTAACAAGTATCTCTAGTACTTTAATGCCTATGGAAATATCAAAAGATAATTCTATTAGAGGAAAACTCTCTGAAGAACAAATCGAAATAAAATTTCAAGAGTATAAAAAACAAATAGATAATTTTTTCAAGCAGAATTATGAAATAGCTTGTAAAGATTCTTACGATTTACTAAAGTCTTTAGAGATAAAAAATGACACCTTATTTCAACGTATTGGAAAAAAATTAGATGATCATATAAATAATTGCAAAGAATCCTATACCACTAATATAGAGGGCAATAAAGAAACGGAAAGAGTAAAATATAAGAGTAATATAAATCAGCTAATAGAAACATTTGAATCTGAAATAAAAAAACGTTTTAGTAATACTGATTATAGAGTAGCTTATAAAAATGCTCGGGAGTATATCAAAATCAATTTAGTAAAAAATGATTTTTTGAAAGAATATGAAGATCATTTAATGAATGTTTTAGAAGAATGCAAAAAAGAAGCTCTAGATGAAGAAAAAAAACGAGTTGAAAACGAACTAGAAAATATTTTTAAAGCAAATATTTTGAAAGATTATACTTTTGAACAAATTGAAAAAAAAGCTTTAGAATATTGGCATAATGAATTAAATAAAAATAGTGAATTTATAATATTTAATAATTACTTCATAAATCTTATTGGAAAATATAAAGATAAAACTTTAATTGAAATCCTTAAACAAGAAGCTCTAAATTCAGAGTTAAAACGAGTTGAAAATCAGTTAAAAATATTTTTTGAATACGAATTCTCTGATAAGTCTGAAGAAAAAACTTTAAATCACATCCAAGAGGAATTAGATAAAAATAATTATTTGGCTAAATTTAAAGATCATTTTTTAAGTTTAATTGAAAATTACAAAAGAGAAGCTCTAGCTTTAAAAGTAAAGCAGATCGAGAATGCTTTAGAAAGCGTTTTTAAAGAAAATGACTATGAAGAAGCTTGTAAATTGACGTCTGCCTTCTTAGAAAGTATCTTGAATCAAAAAATAGAATTTAAGCAATTCGAAGAACATTTAATAAACTTTGCTGAAAAATGTAAAAACGAAGCATTGGCATTAGAAATAAAAAGAAAAGAAGCTTTAGAGTTAGAAACAAAACTACAAAATACTTTAGAAAATATTTTTAAAGATAATGAATATGAACAGGCGTGTAAACTAGCTTCCGATACTTTGGCCACTAAATTATTACAAAATAGTCATTCCTGTCAAATTGGTAAAAGTTTAGTAAACTTCAAAAACCAACTTAAAGAAAAAACATATCTAACAAAATGTTTAAAAGCTTTATTACAAGACTATACTAAAGAAAATGAGAGCAAAATAATCAAACTGATAAACGATGGCGCAAATCCCAATTTATATGTTGATAAAGAAGGAACAACTGCATTGATGTATGCAATATCTAAAAATAATAAAACTTTAGTAGAATTATTACTTAACAATGGCGCTAATCCTAATTTGCAAGACAAAAAAGGCAATATAGCATTGATTCAAGCAATAAAAAATCAAAATCTTCAATTAGCTATACTTCTATTAAATAAAGGAGCTGATATCAATGCTAAAAATAGTAAGGGAGATACGGCTTTAACAGATTTAATAAAAAATAATTTCGGTCTTTCATTAATACGAAAATTAACATCGACTTTAGGAATCTACGATTCTAACGCTTATTATAGATATAATGGCCCTTATTTAGATAAAATATTTACAATTATGTTTTTATTGGCCTATGAACTAGATATTAATATCAAAAATAATGATAATCGAAGTGCTTTAGATATATATATAGAAAAAGATGATCCCTATTTACGTCAGATTTTCGATAAAAAAGTAATACAGGATAGAGCAAAATTTCTTAAAAAATTAAAAGAAATGCATGAACCAAATAATAATATTTGTGATATAGAAGTATTAAATGAAATTGAAAAGTTTATTGATAAAAATAAGAAAGAATATCCATCAAATGCATTACTCATAAAGGAATTTTTTGAATTATTTGTTAAACATTATTTAAAAAGAGTATTTGCTCCAGAAGAATCTTCACTAACTCGCCTAGAATTAAACTCTCAACTTCAAGAAATATTAGAGAAAGAATTATTGGATGAAGTCACTTGTAGAAAAATTGCTAAATTAATAATTGCAGGAGCTAATGTTAACTTAAAGGTCAATAATGAAAATATAATACTTAGGATTTTAAAATCATTTAACTTTGAGACTGAATCTAATTATCAAGTAGCATTAATTAAACTTTTAAGAATATACAAAGTAGATGTTAATGTCGTAGATAATAATAACAATAATGCTTTAATGATATGTATAAGCAATAATATTTCTACTAAAGATGAAGCAACTAGAATTCAAGAAATCTTAAATTATATTAATGATCCTAGCAGTAACCGCAATAACAATAAAAAATGTGATGTAATAGCAGAACTTATTAAAGCAGGCATAAATATTAATCATAAAAATAATCATGGAAATACTCCTTTAATGCATGCCATTAACCATATTATAATCGATTCTCTTAATTATGATATTATTGATTTACTAATTACTAAAGGCGCAGATCTTAATGCTATCAATAATGAAGACCGTAATGCATTAAAAATAATTGCTAATATGGCATTAGATGATAGCTTAAAACGCTATCAAAGACGACTACGTTTTAAAGTACTATCTCGATTGTTAAGTAATACTTATCTAATAGATATTAACCATAAGTTTGAAGATGGATCTACTCTTTTAATCTGGGCTGTAAAAAATAACCTTGGAGCACATGATGATCGCACAGAATTACTTGATGAAATATGCGCTAGAGGAGGATATACCTCACAAGAGCGTGAACAAAAAGAAGAACAAATAAAAACAAGTTTAGATGATCATACACCAATAGGTATAGTGAGAGGTCTCTTAAATTTTGTAAATTTAGATCTTAATATTAAAGACGAAAATCACAAAACTGCCTTAATGTATGCTGTTGAAAATCAAGATTATAAATTAGTAGAAATACTTTTGGGACTCGAAAAAGATACTAATTCTATTCCTAAAATAGATTATACCGTTGAAAATGAAAATGGCGAGACAGCTTTACTTAAAGCTATTAAAAATAATGATAAACAGATGATCGAACTTTTCTTAAAGGGAATGTATAATAAAAAAGCTTTTGTCAAAAATTTGTCTATTATAAAGTACGTAATTAACACTCCGTTTAAAGATGGATATACTCTTTTAATGAAAGTTGTTATGTTAAATAAAGCAGAAATTGTTAAACTACTACTATCACAACCTAATATAGATATCGAAGCTAAAACTCCTCGCGGAGAAACTGCTCGGTCTTTAGCACCAAGTAGTGATATACGTAAATCAATCGAAGCAGCATTAAAGGCTCAAAATGAAAATAAAAAATGGTATAATTTATTTTGA
- a CDS encoding ankyrin repeat domain-containing protein: MKILIKSTLLTIIFGPINAMDHKKNNSESNSLSQKKIEIKLQKYKSLIDNIFNQNAYNIALENSYNLINCLEKRNNKLLNHIGKKLEDHINYCQRLYAEKVKAKKNETINTETEKLIGKLEIAIKKNFRKFGYKYTSNYLEHYLRENPFLKNSENYLRNLLEEHKEKTLNLEKKRIEDELENILKESIVRNGIFEQAEKEALEYWNAEISKNEDLIKFTNYFTNIIEKYKDENFINEILNLAVEKIMDVLTNIFRTTNHPEAYNKASEYLDFNLKNNNLEKFRTRLINFNNRCKNKALLAKQLEDILNGHYSKQNEDKAILLINKGIRINWFLQTEEALEAMLFKIVKLNNFINLIPVLVNRGLDIDAKDEEGNTALILAIKKNKKDLAKLLIKNKADTNSKNSTGYTALMIAIARDDKDLVEMLIINGADINAQDNRGYTPLIVSICKGQKDLVELLIKNNNININAKDNNGWNALIWAIKKDSLLLMELLTKNGIDINAQDNNGHSVLRWAIHTGKKDFIELLINNGANINIKDNYDNTPLIIAVKKGSKELVELLIKYNTDINSQDNIGYTALMWAIDKNNQELVEFLLSKNADVNRQDTRGWNSLMLAVYLEHNDMLELLINKDIEIPENFVPTLLEKATKIGNNNLVKLLTSKYGDNIIYQENSTINSILNIPHELILCFIEQLMKSYFNKWNNIFNFNKDFDKEVFRHEIEKVRLICKKFNDCDQYFTNISKRLKRERFEYIKNQIRKENKFSQEELDYYLLEVLNERFQSIEDAEIALSLIWAGANINLRNEEGISALMWATYRDYQNIVELLINSGTDVNIQDKYGNTALIAASSFGHKEMVELLIQAGANIDIQNKYDKTALMHAIIQNHKDIAEFLILSGANIDIQEKGGKTALMLAISFGHKAIVELLIQADANVDIQNKGGETALILTSIKGNPDIAKLIIQANADVNIQNKDGLTALIAASSFGHKAIVELLIQADANIDIQEKYGNTALICATMNNQKQIIQLLRKAGADVNIKNNEGLTAIDIENERSIFNKCILS, from the coding sequence ATGAAAATTCTTATCAAATCAACATTATTAACAATAATATTTGGTCCTATAAATGCCATGGATCATAAAAAAAATAATTCTGAATCTAATTCTCTTTCTCAAAAAAAAATTGAAATAAAATTACAAAAATACAAATCACTAATAGATAATATATTTAATCAAAATGCATACAATATAGCATTGGAAAACTCTTACAATTTAATAAATTGTCTAGAAAAAAGAAATAATAAGTTACTTAATCATATTGGTAAAAAGTTAGAAGATCATATAAATTACTGTCAAAGACTGTACGCAGAAAAAGTTAAAGCCAAAAAAAATGAAACAATAAATACTGAAACAGAAAAACTAATAGGAAAGCTTGAGATTGCAATAAAAAAGAATTTTAGAAAGTTTGGATATAAATATACTTCTAATTACTTAGAACATTATTTAAGAGAAAATCCCTTTCTAAAAAATTCTGAAAACTACTTAAGAAATCTTTTAGAAGAACATAAAGAAAAAACTTTAAATTTAGAGAAAAAACGAATTGAAGATGAATTAGAAAATATTCTAAAAGAAAGTATTGTTAGAAATGGTATTTTTGAACAAGCTGAGAAAGAAGCCTTAGAATATTGGAATGCTGAAATAAGTAAAAACGAAGACCTAATTAAGTTCACTAATTATTTTACAAATATCATAGAAAAATATAAAGATGAAAATTTCATTAATGAAATTTTGAATTTAGCAGTAGAGAAAATAATGGATGTATTAACCAATATTTTTAGAACCACTAATCATCCAGAAGCTTACAATAAGGCTTCAGAATATTTAGATTTTAATTTAAAAAATAATAATCTAGAGAAATTTAGAACAAGGTTAATAAATTTTAACAATAGATGCAAAAATAAAGCTTTATTAGCAAAACAATTAGAAGATATACTAAATGGTCATTATAGTAAACAAAATGAAGATAAAGCAATATTGTTAATAAATAAAGGGATCAGAATAAACTGGTTTTTGCAAACCGAAGAAGCCCTTGAAGCAATGTTGTTTAAAATTGTAAAGTTAAATAATTTTATTAACCTAATACCAGTATTAGTAAATAGAGGTCTTGATATTGATGCTAAAGATGAAGAGGGAAATACGGCTTTGATATTAGCTATTAAAAAAAATAAAAAAGATCTAGCTAAATTATTAATTAAGAATAAAGCTGATACCAACTCTAAAAACAGTACTGGTTATACAGCACTAATGATAGCTATTGCTAGAGATGATAAGGATTTAGTCGAAATGCTAATTATTAATGGCGCTGATATCAATGCTCAAGATAATAGAGGTTATACACCTTTAATCGTGTCAATTTGTAAAGGCCAAAAAGATTTAGTTGAATTACTAATCAAAAATAATAATATTAATATCAATGCCAAAGATAATAACGGATGGAACGCTTTGATATGGGCTATTAAAAAAGATAGTCTACTCTTAATGGAATTACTAACTAAAAATGGTATTGATATTAATGCTCAAGATAATAATGGACACAGTGTTTTAAGATGGGCCATTCATACAGGGAAAAAAGATTTCATCGAATTATTAATCAATAATGGAGCTAATATTAATATCAAAGATAACTATGATAATACTCCATTAATAATAGCTGTAAAAAAAGGTAGCAAAGAACTAGTTGAATTATTAATTAAATATAATACTGATATTAACTCTCAAGATAATATCGGTTATACAGCTTTAATGTGGGCAATTGATAAAAATAACCAAGAATTAGTGGAATTCTTACTCAGCAAAAATGCTGATGTTAATAGACAAGACACCAGAGGGTGGAATTCTCTTATGCTAGCAGTATATCTTGAGCATAATGACATGCTTGAATTGTTAATCAATAAAGATATTGAAATACCAGAAAACTTTGTTCCTACTTTACTAGAAAAAGCTACAAAAATAGGTAATAATAATTTGGTTAAATTATTAACTAGTAAATATGGTGATAATATTATATATCAAGAAAATAGTACTATCAATTCTATATTAAATATACCGCATGAATTAATATTATGTTTCATCGAGCAATTAATGAAATCTTATTTTAATAAATGGAACAATATCTTCAATTTTAATAAAGACTTTGACAAAGAAGTCTTTCGTCATGAAATAGAAAAAGTAAGATTGATCTGTAAAAAGTTCAATGATTGCGATCAATATTTCACTAATATTTCTAAAAGATTAAAACGAGAAAGATTTGAATATATAAAAAATCAAATTCGCAAAGAAAATAAATTTTCTCAAGAAGAGCTTGATTATTATTTACTTGAGGTGTTAAATGAGCGATTTCAATCTATTGAAGACGCTGAAATAGCTCTTAGTTTAATTTGGGCTGGAGCTAATATAAATCTAAGAAATGAAGAGGGAATCTCAGCCTTAATGTGGGCTACTTACAGGGATTACCAGAACATAGTTGAACTTCTTATTAATTCAGGTACTGATGTTAATATTCAGGACAAATACGGTAATACCGCTTTAATTGCAGCTTCTTCTTTTGGCCATAAAGAAATGGTTGAACTCCTTATCCAAGCCGGTGCTAATATTGATATTCAGAACAAATATGATAAGACTGCCTTGATGCACGCTATTATTCAAAACCATAAAGATATAGCCGAATTTTTGATACTATCCGGAGCTAATATTGATATTCAGGAGAAAGGCGGTAAGACTGCTTTAATGCTAGCTATTTCTTTTGGACATAAAGCAATCGTTGAACTCCTTATTCAAGCTGATGCTAATGTTGATATTCAGAACAAAGGCGGTGAGACTGCTTTAATACTTACCAGCATTAAAGGCAATCCAGATATAGCCAAACTTATAATTCAAGCTAACGCCGATGTTAATATTCAGAATAAAGATGGTCTTACTGCTTTAATTGCAGCCTCTTCTTTTGGACATAAAGCAATCGTTGAACTCCTGATCCAAGCCGATGCTAATATTGATATTCAGGAGAAATACGGTAATACTGCTTTAATTTGTGCCACTATGAATAATCAAAAACAAATAATACAATTACTTCGTAAAGCTGGCGCTGATGTTAATATTAAAAATAATGAAGGCTTAACAGCAATAGATATTGAAAATGAGAGATCTATATTTAATAAATGTATACTTTCTTAA